In Conger conger chromosome 5, fConCon1.1, whole genome shotgun sequence, the DNA window tcggtaggctgaaaaatcacaacaaacccatcagagagagagcaaaaacattaggtgtggccaaatcaactgtttggaacattcttaaaaggAAAGAACGCAccagtgagctcagcaacaccaaaagacccggaagaccacggaaaacaactgtggtggatgacagaagaattctttccctggtcaaggaaaaccccttcacaacagttggccagatcaagaacactctccaggaggtaggtgtatgtgtgtcaaagtcaacaatcaagagaagacttcaccagagtgaatacagagggttcaccactgGTTTACagagatgtaaaccattggtgagcctgaaaaacaggaagaccagattagagtttgccagacaacatctaaaaaagcctttacagttctggaacctatggacagatgagacaaagatcaacttgtaccagaatgatgggaagagaagagtatggagaaggaaaagaaggaaagaaactgctcatgatccaaaacataccacctcatcagtgaagcatggtgttggtagtgtcatggcgtgggcatgtatggctgccaatggaactggttcccttgtatttattgatgatgtgacagcggacaaaagcagcaggatgaattctgaagtgtttcgggcaatattatgtgctcatattcagccaaatgctttagaactcattggacggcacttcacagtgcagatggacaatgacccgaagcatactgcgaaagcagttttttaaggcaaagaagtggaatgttatgcaatggccaagtcaagcacctgacctgaatccgattgaacatgcatttcacttgctgacgtcaaaactgaagggaaaatgccgcaagaacaagcaggaactgaagacagttgcagtagaggcctggcagagcatcgccagggatgaaacccagcgtctggtgatgtctatgcgttccagacttcaggctgtaattgactgcaaaggatttgcaaccaagtattaaaaagtgaaagtgtgatttatgattgttagtttgtcccattacttttggtcccttaaaaagtgggaggcacatatacaaactgttgtaattccgacaccgttcacctgatttggatgtaaataccctcaaattaaagctgaaagtctgcagttaaagcacatcttgtttgtttaatttcaaatccattgtggtggtgtatagagccaaaaagatgagaattgtgtcgatgtcccaatatttactgtataaatgaCAAAACTCATTGATTCAGATACTACTGTCATGCTCACCCGCATTGTTACCACAGTTACAATTTAACTTCTTATATTACAGAAAGCTTTGTTTGTAAAAGATTATATTGATGCAGGAGAAGTTCAAATTTATATTGATATATCAgatttaaatgaatttattttgtttggaatAATGCAATGCTAGTAGTTAATGGTTAAGTGTGCAATTCATTCCCAGGTTCTGGATATGAGAATGCATTATATTTCTCCCCCAATAGGCTGACAGATAAGTATATAAGATTGACTAATGGCTATGCATGTGGATGGCCAATGCAGAATTAGAGCGAAGAGAGCAACTGCTTTGCTAATTGTACTGTTACAAACTTATCTCAAGACTAAATCAGAGGCACTTTTTCCTGTGTAGCACGGCACATGGCTGTGTAATTTCCATGAAATCTTTGACAGACCTGTGCGGGTCATCTCGTTAATTAGGCTGATATGTCTTTACCTCAAGGATGCTAAGCTGGTGTATtgccccttttttattttttaaaggttttatatttaattgtcAGCTTTGACATAATCATGCAAATAGCTTTTTACCAAATGTTGGAAAATACCTGCGAGGTGGGTGTGATGTATAACCTTGTTCATTGCTTTCTAAAAATAATTGGTGATTTGCTTAGCTTTTTCTATGCTAATTGCTCTGTAGTTACTGTGTGGCAAGAAATATGCACTACAATAATGATACAGAGCTAGACTGGAATGATTACGGCAATACCACAGTGAAATTGTCTAGTCTTGCACATGTAGAGCTTATACATTGATATTATTTCCTTAGCTTTTTATTTCATGATGGTAATAACTAGGAAATGATATACATGATGTACTCCtgcatagacacagacacaataaACCTGCAATGAAATCCAAGCTACCACTTAAAGTGGATTATTTTATGGCAAGCAGCCACAAAGCTATCCTCCAAAAattcaatgtgttttttattttttaaatcctatTTATAGGAGGACAATGGGCTTCCAGTTCACTTGAAAGGTGGTACCAAGGATGCTCTCCTGTACAGATGTACAATGGTCCTCACTGTTGTGGGTAAGGATATAAAATTGCTTGTTTGACCCTACTGTTGACTTCAGTCCAGGTTAGTTTGCTGGGCAGTTTACATGGCACCACAGACATTCTATAATATGCTAAATATCTCTAAATGCTGAATACATACAGCGCATATTAGTGCTCTGTGTATGTCatcactgtatactgtatgttcttaTTCTTTAGATGTTTACCTCTTTTTTTGACATTCATTTCCGCTTATATTTCAGGAACCGGATATTTCTTCTATTCGTTGATCGACGTAGCATTTCCCAAGAAGAACTGAAGTGAAAGCCTGAATCCTGTCCTGCTTTTATTAATGTCAAATTACCTCTTTTACTTGTAAAGTATATATGTAAATTATCGGGGAGTTGGTCATCCTGCCATAACTACAAGTGGTTTATGTGAATGGGATCAATATTTAttcactgtactatactgtaacAATCATGTATACCTGTggataataaaaagaaatatgcatttataatttattgttGTATCTGAAAAAACGTGGCATTTCTGAAAGGTGTTGCAGATCAGACATACCTGTAACGTGCATGTAGACTTGCATGCCAAACTAACTTGCCTAAGATTGTAGACTATTGTAATTG includes these proteins:
- the LOC133127972 gene encoding cytochrome c oxidase subunit 7A2, mitochondrial-like yields the protein MYRQFLALQRASRRMISSSACRQVENKVPQNQKLFQEDNGLPVHLKGGTKDALLYRCTMVLTVVGTGYFFYSLIDVAFPKKN